A stretch of Castanea sativa cultivar Marrone di Chiusa Pesio chromosome 2, ASM4071231v1 DNA encodes these proteins:
- the LOC142624830 gene encoding transcription factor MYC2-like has translation MNLWTSDDNASVIESFMSSDLSNFWPPPPSQQQQPQLHHQPSSAASTSTPTPTPTPTPARIVSQSQPSVALFNQETLQQRLQALIEGARESWTYAIFWQSSYDYSNGASVLGWGDGYYKGEDDKSKPKASSSAAEQEHRKKVLRELNSLISGSATPATDDAIDEEVTDTEWFFLVSMTQSFVNGGGLPGLAFFNSNPIWVTGADRLASSPCDRARQGQDFGLQTMVFIPSANGVVELGSTEVIFQSSDLMNKVRVLFNFNSLELQRTRLSRI, from the coding sequence ATGAATCTTTGGACCTCAGACGACAACGCATCGGTCATCGAGTCTTTCATGAGTTCCGATCTCTCAAATTTTTGGCCACCACCTCCTTCCCAACAGCAACAACCTCAGCTCCATCACCAGCCATCTTCTGCAGCTTCGACCTcaacacccacacccacacccacacccacacccgcGCGCATCGTCTCTCAATCACAACCCTCCGTTGCTCTCTTCAACCAGGAAACGCTCCAACAACGCCTCCAAGCTTTAATCGAAGGTGCGCGCGAGAGTTGGACCTACGCTATCTTTTGGCAGAGCTCCTACGACTATTCCAACGGTGCCTCTGTTTTGGGTTGGGGTGATGGGTACTACAAAGGCGAGGACGATAAGTCCAAACCCAAAGCTTCGTCGTCTGCGGCCGAGCAAGAGCACCGGAAGAAAGTCCTCCGAGAACTCAATTCTTTGATTTCTGGGTCGGCAACTCCGGCTACTGATGATGCTATTGACGAGGAGGTCACCGACACTGAATGGTTCTTTTTGGTGTCTATGACTCAGAGTTTCGTTAATGGCGGTGGTCTCCCCGGTCTGGCTTTTTTCAATTCCAACCCGATTTGGGTCACCGGAGCCGATCGCTTAGCGAGCTCGCCGTGCGACCGGGCTCGCCAGGGTCAGGATTTCGGGCTCCAAACCATGGTTTTTATACCCTCTGCAAATGGGGTTGTGGAATTGGGATCCACGGAGGTGATTTTTCAGAGCTCGGATCTGATGAATAAAGTCAGGGTTTTGTTCAATTTCAATAGCCTGGAACTGCAAAGAACTAGGCTTTCGaggatttga
- the LOC142623480 gene encoding uncharacterized protein LOC142623480 isoform X2 gives MGVSRKGKMAFYHTIPCLFFFQCHQCPYLQDVKLLKGWKDFYIKRHKEVAGNATAVAKFVELCSQTESLEVGDHLKAIEDLSTTQLGFKDVQMFLFKPKCNVLLNLVGLHYCIHWLGVPGEYVIKALQSCKISERQVCVKWWKLGRWFYGFRMRDESHSRWVSLADLAMAKEPEVLVVLQRGAIHEVLRVQISIANPTCTPWSCQSTQTQN, from the exons ATGGGAGTTTCTCGCAAAGGAAAGATGGCCTTCTATCACACTATTCCAtgcctcttcttcttccaatGTCATCAGTGCCCCTATCTCCAAG atGTAAAATTGCTGAAGGGATGGAAGGATTTTTACATAAAGAGGCACAAAGAGGTGGCAGGGAATGCTACTGCTGTTGCCAAGTTTGTGGAACTATGCTCACAGACTGAATCACTTGAGGTTGGAGACCATCTGAAAGCAATTGAAGACTTGTCAACCACACAGCTTGGTTTTAAGGATGTCCAAATGTTCCTGTTCAAACCTAAGTGCAATGTGCTGCTTAACTTGGTTGGCTTGCATTACTGCATACATTGGCTTGGAGTGCCG GGCGAGTATGTCATCAAAGCACTTCAAAGTTGCAAGATTTCTGAGCGCCAAGTGTGTGTCAAATGGTGGAAGCTTGGCCGATGGTTTTATGGCTTTCGTATGCGGGATGAATCTCATTCTCGTTGGGTCTCTCTGGCAGATCTTGCAATGGCCAAAGAACCAGAGGTTCTTGTAGTGCTTCAGCGAGGAGCTATTCATGAGGTTTTAAGGGTTCAGATATCTATTGCTAATCCGACATGCACTCCCTGGTCTTGCCAAAGTACACAAACACAGAATTAG
- the LOC142623480 gene encoding uncharacterized protein LOC142623480 isoform X1 translates to MKQSVCNQSSLPDDIAFKIASLLQVSDVCALGSCCRLWRELWGSDSIWEFLAKERWPSITLFHASSSSNVISAPISKGWKDFYIKRHKEVAGNATAVAKFVELCSQTESLEVGDHLKAIEDLSTTQLGFKDVQMFLFKPKCNVLLNLVGLHYCIHWLGVPGEYVIKALQSCKISERQVCVKWWKLGRWFYGFRMRDESHSRWVSLADLAMAKEPEVLVVLQRGAIHEVLRVQISIANPTCTPWSCQSTQTQN, encoded by the exons ATGAAGCAATCGGTGTGTAATCAGAGCTCGCTCCCAGACGATATTGCCTTCAAAATTGCTTCACTGCTTCAG GTATCGGATGTTTGTGCCTTGGGTAGTTGCTGTCGGTTATGGAGGGAGTTGTGGGGTTCTGATTCCATATGGGAGTTTCTCGCAAAGGAAAGATGGCCTTCTATCACACTATTCCAtgcctcttcttcttccaatGTCATCAGTGCCCCTATCTCCAAG GGATGGAAGGATTTTTACATAAAGAGGCACAAAGAGGTGGCAGGGAATGCTACTGCTGTTGCCAAGTTTGTGGAACTATGCTCACAGACTGAATCACTTGAGGTTGGAGACCATCTGAAAGCAATTGAAGACTTGTCAACCACACAGCTTGGTTTTAAGGATGTCCAAATGTTCCTGTTCAAACCTAAGTGCAATGTGCTGCTTAACTTGGTTGGCTTGCATTACTGCATACATTGGCTTGGAGTGCCG GGCGAGTATGTCATCAAAGCACTTCAAAGTTGCAAGATTTCTGAGCGCCAAGTGTGTGTCAAATGGTGGAAGCTTGGCCGATGGTTTTATGGCTTTCGTATGCGGGATGAATCTCATTCTCGTTGGGTCTCTCTGGCAGATCTTGCAATGGCCAAAGAACCAGAGGTTCTTGTAGTGCTTCAGCGAGGAGCTATTCATGAGGTTTTAAGGGTTCAGATATCTATTGCTAATCCGACATGCACTCCCTGGTCTTGCCAAAGTACACAAACACAGAATTAG